In the Plectropomus leopardus isolate mb chromosome 5, YSFRI_Pleo_2.0, whole genome shotgun sequence genome, one interval contains:
- the LOC121942865 gene encoding kinase suppressor of Ras 1-like, which yields MTATWADSQSVKDAVPITCIILKLYFPTDVPASTYTSVQHSGSYYESGVSQVAITEMQQTASKQGQEEAEEDYPAEEEEAADQCGRKKSFSTEECDEDGLEDLPSAICRRGAVGRWRGPISRKASQTSVYLQEWDIPYEQLQLGELIGKGHWGRVHKGRWHGEVAIRLMEIDGNNQDHLKLFKKEVMNYRQTRHENVVLFMGACMAPPHLAIITSFCKGVTLYSVVRERGHMLDINKTRQIAQEIVKGMGYLHAKGIIHKDLKSKNVFCDTNKVVITDFGLFGMSGVVQEGRRKNVLRIPHGWIYYLAPEIVRKMSPEVDEDQLPFSKAADIYAFGTIWYELQVGDWPMTEQPVEAKIWLIGSNEGIKKVLAESNLGKEVTEILSTCWSSETSNRPTFIQLADMLEKLPKLNRRLSHPGHFWKATEPWDHHHCLRDHCHQGVHAHCPYMYKYSS from the exons TGCATTATTCTTAAGTTGTACTTTCCAACAGATGTTCCTGCATCGACATATACCTCTGTTCAACATTCTGGTAGCTACTATGAGTCTGG agtGTCCCAGGTGGCCATCACTGAGATGCAGCAAACAGCATCCAAGCAAGGGCAG gaggaagcagaggaagACTACCCAgccgaggaggaggaagcagctGATCAGTGCGGCAGGAAAAAGAGCTTTTCCACTGAGGAGTGTGATGAGGATGGATTGGAGGACCTGCCCTCTGCCATATGCCGCCGCGGGGCTGTCGGCCGCTGGAGGGGCCCCATCTCTCGTAAGGCCAGTCAGACCAGTGTCTACCTGCAGGAATGGGACATCCCGTATGAGCAGCTGCAGCTGGGGGAGCTTATTGGCAAG GGTCACTGGGGGAGGGTGCATAAAGGTCGCTGGCATGGTGAGGTCGCCATTCGCTTGATGGAGATCGACGGCAACAACCAGGATCACCTGAAGCTCTTCAAGAAGGAGGTGATGAACTACAGGCAGACCAGGCATGAGAATGTGGTCCTGTTCATGGGCGCCTGCATGGCCCCACCACACCTCGCCATCATCACCAG tttctgTAAAGGTGTGACTCTGTACTCTGTTGTAAGAGAAAGAGGCCACATGCTGGACATCAATAAAACCAGACAGATTGCACAGGAAATTGTAAAG GGAATGGGCTATCTGCATGCCAAAGGCATTATTCACAAGGATCTTAAGTCTAAGAACGTGTTTTGTGACACAAACAAGGTGGTCATTACAGACTTTGGCCTGTTTGGGATGTCTGGAGTGGTGCAGGAAGGCAG GAGAAAGAACGTGCTGCGGATCCCTCACGGTTGGATCTACTACCTGGCTCCAGAGATTGTTCGAAAAATGAGTCCAGAGGTGGATGAGGACCAGCTGCCTTTCTCTAAAGCTGCTGACATTTATGCATTTGG cacaATCTGGTATGAGCTGCAAGTTGGAGACTGGCCAATGACTGAGCAACCTGTGGAAGCTAAAATCTGGCTAATTGGCAGCAATGAGGGCATTAAGAAGGTGCTTGCAGAATCCAACCTGGGCAAAGAGGTCACG GAGATTCTGTCTACCTGCTGGTCCTCTGAGACAAGTAACAGGCCCACTTTCATCCAGCTGGCAGACATGCTGGAGAAGCTCCCCAAACTGAACCGCAGGCTGTCTCACCCCGGACACTTCTGGAAGGCAACTGA GCCATGGGATCATCATCACTGTCTGAGGGATCACTGCCATCAGGGTGTACATGCACACTGTCCATACATGTACAAATACAGCAGCTGA